Proteins found in one Salvelinus alpinus chromosome 11, SLU_Salpinus.1, whole genome shotgun sequence genomic segment:
- the LOC139534652 gene encoding reticulon-3-like isoform X4: MLGGTRTPAVLVKDLVHWRDPKKSGVVFGLSLLTLLSLAAFSVISVVSYLLLALLCVTISFRIYKAVVQAVQKSDDGHPFKALMEKDVSVPPETFRKHVDSSLTHINRLLKQLRKLFLVEDLIDSLKLAVVMWLLTYVGAVFNGITILILADILLFAVPPFYEKNKTQIDHYMEIARTQVNTTMAKLQEKLPGAIKRTKAE; encoded by the exons ATGCTGGGAGGGACTCGGACCCCTGCAGTGCTGG TCAAGGACTTGGTGCACTGGCGAGACCCCAAGAAGTCTGGCGTGGTATTCGGCCTGTCCCTGCTGACACTCTTGTCCCTGGCGGCGTTCAGCGTCATCAGCGTTGTCTCCTACCTGCTCCTTGCCCTGCTCTGTGTCACCATCTCCTTCCGCATCTACAAGGCTGTCGTCCAGGCCGTGCAGAAGTCCGACGACGGACACCCCTTCAA AGCTCTGATGGAGAAGGATGTCAGCGTTCCCCCGGAGACCTTCCGCAAGCACGTGGACTCCAGTCTGACCCACATCAACCGACTCCTAAAACAGCTGCGCAAACTCTTCCTAGTTGAGGACCTCATCGACTCCCTGAAG CTGGCTGTTGTGATGTGGCTGCTGACCTACGTGGGAGCCGTCTTCAACGGCATCACCATCCTCATCCTGG CTGACATCCTCCTCTTTGCCGTACCCCCCTTCTATGAGAAGAACAAG ACTCAGATTGATCACTACATGGAAATCGCCCGTACTCAAGTCAACACGACAATGGCCAA GCTGCAAGAGAAACTCCCTGGAGCCATCAAGCGTACGAAAGCTGAATGA
- the LOC139534652 gene encoding reticulon-3-like isoform X1, translating into MADSMTQSAQISSSQGLADGQNSVATKDSKMSDSFLSSSPVSLIQSPQDKRVVLGSDTPSEGVATSLRIASSSQPGSSSSANYGSDPSSGQPDGKQDDSPTVTSPVSERIKALEALAAKEEPKNDGGFPYFKERHYETSPTEAPTESTSPFQRKGASIDQESPESPFEVMGEARQGSEFEDTADWMKAHLPPVPDFEDALVSEEDGKSQEIKVADKVVRDDPEAFASVPDAFMDSPIERPELKNVFKDPAQQSSIEEEIDLSFLPKAYITDTQGPPDLHSEITASPAPPAGLDSAYPSDSKEKDLKTKQAPWGGDLALPEVVDSSGDSEDTASIPGPSSSSDATPAHNPSVPSLPTEEKETPPAKQPMRVPTINVIETDEPNYSDEEMEIEIEDESYEVVGDPVKEAPKTPEPESDVTKKEFSQIPPLEYEGYSPPSSPVDSDEYSPKHKILKSELDTDNMKTTVPNDESKGSSADGSQAQKVESDHSQTPNESNGKSSPSTAKPPEKTAENLSDFPEYDDDDWSTGSQDILIKSSSANVAAQDRPLCPSYKFEEKPESDIKEDYMQSVELSKSNYMEDDAIRKYDRQSFEDEDSLPSMNDTIDDKELNFNTVREPSSDPTSQIHMGTLLPQNNATTVEQDIPSMAEVDSSPKPVGGQPSPREFPKDPFTSFQSELPGSTLEPKTEKKLNDEILITDSIVNSKTHPPKEAEAGHQSPDNTSDPESIEPDCSVSGATDSFVEFMRECLKSRQDEDPEDLRQDLTAKDECPKTGAPPSQSTPTMVMDLEQERLTINALKELGSSQEEEADLQSSIKASEKSQSSFISTTSDPPSPQNKPASYGVYSKEVEAIDVWVAEAYHLAEHVLAAILTHLSVKDLVHWRDPKKSGVVFGLSLLTLLSLAAFSVISVVSYLLLALLCVTISFRIYKAVVQAVQKSDDGHPFKALMEKDVSVPPETFRKHVDSSLTHINRLLKQLRKLFLVEDLIDSLKLAVVMWLLTYVGAVFNGITILILADILLFAVPPFYEKNKTQIDHYMEIARTQVNTTMAKLQEKLPGAIKRTKAE; encoded by the exons attcctttctttCCTCTTCGCCTGTATCTCTCATTCAGTCTCCTCAAG ACAAAAGGGTGGTGCTGGGCTCTGACACACCCTCAGAAGGGGTGGCCACCTCCCTTCGCATCGCCAGTTCTTCTCAACCCGGCTCATCTTCTTCCGCTAACTACGGGAGCGACCCATCGTCAGGTCAGCCTGACGGAAAGCAAGATGATTCACCGACTGTGACGTCCCCCGTGTCTGAGAGGATTAAGGCACTGGAGGCCCTGGCAGCAAAGGAGGAGCCCAAGAACGACGGCGGCTTCCCTTACTTCAAAGAGCGCCACTATGAGACGTCTCCTACTGAGGCGCCAACAGAGAGCACCTCACCCTTCCAGAGAAAAGGAGCCTCCATTGATCAGGAATCGCCAGAATCCCCCTTTGAGGTCATGGGAGAAGCCCGACAAGGGAGTGAGTTTGAAGATACTGCAGACTGGATGAAAGCTCACTTACCCCCTGTGCCTGACTTTGAAGATGCTCTTGTATCAGAGGAGGATGGCAAATCCCAAGAGATAAAAGTGGCAGATAAAGTGGTGCGTGATGATCCAGAGGCGTTTGCCTCTGTCCCTGACGCTTTCATGGACTCTCCCATTGAAAGGCCTGAACTGAAAAATGTCTTCAAAGACCCAGCGCAGCAGTCTAGCATCGAGGAAGAAATTGACCTGAGCTTCCTACCTAAAGCTTACATAACAGACACCCAAGGCCCTCCTGACCTTCATTCCGAGATCACTGCTTCGCCTGCCCCTCCTGCTGGTTTGGACTCTGCCTATCCCTCTGACTCTAAAGAGAAGGATTTGAAGACCAAGCAGGCCCCATGGGGTGGTGACCTGGCGCTCCCAGAGGTAGTCGACAGCTCAGGAGACTCTGAGGACACAGCCTCCATTCCTGGCCCCTCTTCGTCAAGTGATGCTACACCTGCCCACAACCCCTCTGTTCCTTCTCTCCCTACTGAAGAAAAGGAAACCCCGCCAGCAAAGCAGCCAATGCGGGTCCCTACCATCAATGTTATTGAGACAGACGAGCCGAATTACAGCGATGAGGAGATGGAGATTGAAATAGAGGACGAAAGTTATGAAGTTGTAGGAGACCCTGTGAAAGAGGCACCAAAAACACCTGAGCCAGAATCAGATGTGACTAAAAAGGAATTTTCCCAAATTCCTCCCTTAGAATATGAGGGttattctcctccctcctctcctgtcgaCTCTGATGAATATTCACCTAAACACAAGATCCTGAAATCTGAATTGGATACAGATAATATGAAGACCACAGTACCTAATGATGAGTCAAAGGGCTCAAGTGCTGACGGTTCACAAGCACAGAAAGTGGAGTCTGACCACTCACAGACTCCCAATGAGTCTAATGGAaagtcttcaccttccactgccAAACCTCCTGAGAAAACCGCAGAGAACCTTTCAGACTTTCCAgaatatgatgatgatgactggTCAACTGGCTCGCAAGATATCTTAATTAAATCGAGCTCTGCTAATGTTGCAGCTCAGGATCGTCCACTTTGCCCCTCATACAAGTTTGAAGAGAAGCCAGAGTCTGATATTAAAGAGGATTATATGCAGTCAGTTGAGCTTTCAAAATCCAACTACATGGAGGATGACGCAATCCGTAAATACGACAGACAGTCTTTTGAAGATGAAGACTCACTTCCATCCATGAATGACACCATTGATGATAAAGAGCTGAACTTTAACACTGTACGTGAGCCTTCTTCCGATCCAACCTCACAGATCCATATGGGAACACTACTCCCTCAAAACAATGCAACCACTGTGGAGCAGGATATCCCCTCGATGGCTGAAGTGGACTCCTCCCCCAAGCCTGTTGGAGGCCAGCCATCTCCCAGGGAGTTTCCCAAAGATCCATTCACCTCTTTCCAGAGCGAACTGCCTGGCAGCACCCTGGAGCCCAAGACTGAGAAGAAATTGAATGATGAAATCCTCATTACAGATAGCATTGTCAACAGCAAGACACATCCACCTAAGGAAGCTGAAGCAGGACACCAGTCACCAGACAATACCAGTGACCCAGAAAGCATTGAGCCGGACTGCTCAGTCTCTGGTGCCACGGACAGCTTCGTCGAGTTCATGAGGGAGTGCCTGAAGTCACGACAGGACGAAGATCCAGAAGACCTCCGTCAAGATCTCACAGCCAAGGATGAGTGTCCTAAAACAGGCGCCCCTCCCTCCCAGTCCACACCAACCATGGTCATGGATCTGGAGCAGGAACGCCTCACTATCAATGCACTCAAAGAGTTGGGCAGCAGCCAAGAGGAGGAGGCTGACCTCCAGTCTAGTATCAAGGCTTCTGAGAAATCCCAGTCTTCCTTTATATCGACAACCTCCGACCCTCCTTCTCCCCAAAACAAACCTGCTTCCTACGGTGTATATTCCAAAGAGGTAGAAGCCATCGACGTGTGGGTGGCAGAGGCCTACCACCTTGCAGAGCATGTCTTGGCAGCAATACTAACGCACTTGTCAG TCAAGGACTTGGTGCACTGGCGAGACCCCAAGAAGTCTGGCGTGGTATTCGGCCTGTCCCTGCTGACACTCTTGTCCCTGGCGGCGTTCAGCGTCATCAGCGTTGTCTCCTACCTGCTCCTTGCCCTGCTCTGTGTCACCATCTCCTTCCGCATCTACAAGGCTGTCGTCCAGGCCGTGCAGAAGTCCGACGACGGACACCCCTTCAA AGCTCTGATGGAGAAGGATGTCAGCGTTCCCCCGGAGACCTTCCGCAAGCACGTGGACTCCAGTCTGACCCACATCAACCGACTCCTAAAACAGCTGCGCAAACTCTTCCTAGTTGAGGACCTCATCGACTCCCTGAAG CTGGCTGTTGTGATGTGGCTGCTGACCTACGTGGGAGCCGTCTTCAACGGCATCACCATCCTCATCCTGG CTGACATCCTCCTCTTTGCCGTACCCCCCTTCTATGAGAAGAACAAG ACTCAGATTGATCACTACATGGAAATCGCCCGTACTCAAGTCAACACGACAATGGCCAA GCTGCAAGAGAAACTCCCTGGAGCCATCAAGCGTACGAAAGCTGAATGA